A DNA window from Ornithobacterium rhinotracheale DSM 15997 contains the following coding sequences:
- a CDS encoding potassium channel family protein, with product MKYIVIGLGGFGASLAQYLTNMGHEVIAIDNRMEKVDFYKDKITHTICMDATDLHTLGGLPIKDTDMIVVAIGEEHGASIMCAANLKTLGAKKIIGRAISSVHETVLHAIGVETIIRPEKESARKWSKKLSNKHLEETFELNREYSITEVRVPKKYDGKTIAEVDFRNNYNLVALTTAKEREINSPLGGHRMNKEVYGVAQNNTVLHMGDIIVVYGKNRDIEKFLHS from the coding sequence ATGAAATACATAGTGATCGGACTCGGAGGATTTGGCGCATCGCTCGCGCAATATCTCACCAATATGGGGCACGAGGTAATCGCCATCGACAATCGCATGGAAAAAGTAGATTTTTATAAAGACAAAATCACCCACACCATTTGTATGGATGCCACCGATTTGCACACACTGGGCGGGCTTCCTATCAAGGATACCGACATGATTGTAGTAGCCATCGGGGAGGAGCACGGTGCCAGTATCATGTGTGCTGCCAACCTTAAAACATTGGGTGCCAAAAAAATCATAGGGCGTGCCATCTCCAGCGTGCACGAAACTGTATTACACGCCATTGGAGTAGAAACCATCATTCGCCCAGAAAAAGAATCTGCGCGTAAATGGTCTAAAAAATTAAGCAACAAACACCTCGAAGAAACTTTTGAACTTAACCGAGAATACAGTATCACCGAGGTGCGTGTGCCTAAAAAATACGACGGAAAAACCATTGCCGAAGTCGATTTCCGAAATAATTACAACCTCGTAGCTCTAACCACTGCCAAGGAACGAGAAATCAACTCGCCACTTGGTGGACATAGAATGAACAAAGAAGTGTATGGCGTGGCACAAAACAACACAGTGCTCCACATGGGAGACATCATCGTGGTGTACGGGAAAAACAGAGATATTGAGAAATTCCTACATTCTTAA
- a CDS encoding TrkH family potassium uptake protein, with protein sequence MKFIKIINEFFNKSKKYIYKLTFYLSVLSVLIFIYDLGFKHSHEYYHWADYIYKLAVFFGAFSIILKHTYTDKKYFLTVKIFDLLSVIFFFYVLYRSMVIHKSMWAFAIFFVFVREVSAMHINYGKNVINPARLFLFSLLIIILFGSFLLMLPQASNVELSYLDALFMSTSAVCVTGLSVMDISSGLTHFGQGIILVLIQIGGLGIMTFASYFSYFFRGSSSYSNHLTLSEFTNSDNLSDVFSTLRRIVLITLIIEFIGAILIYFATSFNDLDENAIFFSMFHSISAFCNAGFSTLPDGLYSASVQHDYDLHLIIALLITFGGLGFPIVYNVYKYFVYKISNLYRKILRRDRIQYKPWLISINARITLTTTFALFFLGFISFFIFEYDYTLSNYDLKGKIVESIFGSVTPRTAGFNTVDMANLSFPTLMVYFLLMWVGASPGSTGGGIKTSTFAVSILNFMSLAKGKDRVEAFRREISQTSIKRAFATIVLSLFVIGVAIAIIESVEHDKGLLSIAFECFSAYSTVGLSLGITDSLSSVSKVVIICVMFIGRVSMLSILIALLKKEKYKGYKYPTEDILIN encoded by the coding sequence ATGAAATTCATAAAAATCATTAACGAGTTTTTTAATAAGAGCAAAAAGTATATATACAAACTCACTTTTTATTTAAGTGTACTCTCGGTTCTTATTTTTATATATGATTTAGGTTTTAAGCATAGCCATGAGTATTACCACTGGGCAGATTATATTTATAAACTGGCTGTATTTTTTGGTGCTTTTTCAATTATTTTAAAGCATACTTATACAGATAAGAAGTATTTTCTCACGGTTAAGATTTTTGATTTACTGAGCGTTATTTTCTTTTTCTATGTCCTATATCGCTCCATGGTGATCCATAAATCCATGTGGGCATTTGCCATATTCTTTGTCTTTGTGCGGGAAGTTTCGGCAATGCACATCAATTATGGTAAAAATGTAATCAACCCTGCAAGGCTATTCTTATTTAGTTTATTGATTATCATTCTTTTTGGTTCATTTTTATTGATGTTGCCACAAGCCAGTAATGTAGAACTTAGCTATCTCGATGCACTTTTTATGTCTACCAGTGCCGTGTGTGTTACGGGGCTAAGCGTGATGGATATAAGCTCAGGGCTTACACATTTTGGGCAAGGAATTATACTAGTTTTAATCCAAATTGGGGGTTTAGGAATCATGACTTTTGCGAGTTATTTCTCATACTTTTTTAGAGGTTCTAGCTCATATAGCAATCACCTTACACTCAGTGAATTTACCAATAGCGACAACCTGAGCGATGTATTTTCTACCTTAAGACGAATCGTTCTCATTACTTTAATCATTGAATTTATAGGTGCAATCCTTATTTATTTTGCTACAAGTTTTAATGATTTGGACGAAAATGCAATTTTCTTTTCCATGTTCCATTCCATTTCGGCGTTCTGCAATGCAGGATTTTCTACCCTGCCAGATGGGCTTTATTCAGCGAGTGTGCAACATGATTATGATTTGCATTTAATTATAGCATTGCTCATCACATTTGGAGGTTTAGGTTTCCCAATTGTGTACAATGTTTATAAATATTTTGTCTACAAAATCTCAAATTTATACCGCAAAATTTTACGAAGAGATAGAATTCAGTATAAACCTTGGCTCATCAGCATCAATGCCAGAATTACGCTTACTACCACATTTGCATTATTCTTTCTAGGTTTTATATCATTCTTTATCTTTGAGTACGATTACACTTTAAGCAATTATGATTTAAAAGGAAAAATCGTTGAATCCATCTTTGGTTCCGTAACACCGCGTACTGCGGGATTCAACACGGTAGATATGGCAAATTTATCTTTCCCTACCTTAATGGTTTATTTCTTGCTCATGTGGGTAGGAGCTTCGCCAGGATCCACAGGAGGTGGTATCAAAACCAGCACTTTTGCCGTTTCAATCCTTAATTTTATGAGTCTAGCTAAAGGTAAAGATAGAGTAGAAGCTTTCCGTAGAGAAATCTCTCAAACCTCAATTAAAAGAGCATTTGCAACCATTGTGCTATCCCTATTCGTAATCGGCGTAGCCATTGCCATTATAGAAAGTGTAGAGCACGACAAGGGCTTACTATCCATCGCATTTGAATGTTTCTCGGCTTACAGCACCGTAGGATTAAGCTTAGGAATAACAGATTCACTTTCAAGCGTTTCAAAAGTAGTGATAATTTGCGTAATGTTCATCGGGCGTGTGAGTATGCTTTCCATCTTGATTGCATTACTTAAAAAAGAAAAATACAAAGGTTATAAATACCCAACCGAGGATATTTTAATCAACTAA
- a CDS encoding TrkH family potassium uptake protein gives MRNELEPNVAKKSKFGSLYFKYRKFILKLSPQRHLIFGFALYTFIGWMLLSIPYLHRQPTSMLDNLFTTTSAISTTGLVTVSLSDTYNAIGLTVIALLVQIGGIGYMTMGSFLVMSRKNKMSNHQVRILTTEFSLPEGLEIKDFIRSIIVFTLVAETLGAIALYFIFVDANVPPSFAIWSSIFHSISAFCTAGVGLYNDSLESFASNIPLNIVISVLSLLGSLGFIVVTDIWSRFSGKTNKISFTTKVIVLILSILLIAGTLMFYFKEPATRFNNENRFITSFFQSMSALTTAGFNTIPISNLSLPLLLFTIFLMYIGASPSGTAGGLKTTTLTAIIAIMWSRLRGDKRVTFMGKLIPIDRLYAATTAFIFYTAMIFFVTFLLSFTEKFSFSAILFEAASALGTVGLSTGITGDLSSWGKLLIIITMFIGRLGVITFGISILARKKQLTIYNETEDLAV, from the coding sequence ATGAGAAATGAATTGGAGCCAAATGTTGCAAAAAAATCCAAATTTGGCAGTTTGTATTTCAAGTATCGCAAATTTATTTTAAAACTTAGTCCGCAACGCCATCTCATTTTTGGATTTGCATTATACACCTTTATAGGATGGATGTTGCTCTCTATACCCTATTTGCACAGGCAGCCCACGAGCATGCTCGATAATTTGTTCACCACCACATCTGCCATTTCCACAACGGGATTGGTTACTGTGAGCTTGTCTGATACTTATAATGCCATAGGATTAACGGTGATTGCACTTTTGGTACAAATCGGAGGTATCGGGTACATGACGATGGGATCCTTTTTAGTAATGTCCCGAAAAAATAAAATGAGTAATCACCAAGTGAGGATACTCACCACGGAATTTTCGTTGCCAGAAGGTTTAGAAATTAAGGATTTTATCCGTTCCATTATTGTGTTTACACTTGTTGCCGAAACCTTAGGAGCCATTGCATTGTACTTTATTTTTGTAGATGCCAATGTGCCGCCGAGTTTTGCCATTTGGAGTAGTATATTTCACTCCATTTCGGCATTTTGTACCGCAGGAGTAGGATTATACAACGATAGTTTAGAAAGCTTTGCTAGCAATATTCCTTTAAATATTGTAATTTCTGTTTTGTCATTGCTAGGTTCGCTAGGTTTTATTGTAGTAACCGATATTTGGAGCAGATTTAGCGGAAAAACAAATAAAATCAGTTTTACGACCAAAGTAATTGTTTTAATCCTAAGCATTTTGCTCATTGCGGGGACTCTAATGTTTTATTTCAAAGAGCCAGCGACAAGATTTAACAACGAAAATCGATTTATCACCTCATTTTTCCAATCCATGTCTGCTTTAACCACGGCAGGATTTAATACTATACCTATCTCAAATTTATCCTTGCCTTTATTGCTATTTACTATCTTTTTGATGTATATCGGAGCATCTCCATCGGGTACTGCGGGTGGATTGAAGACTACGACGCTCACCGCTATCATTGCCATTATGTGGAGCCGATTGCGTGGAGATAAGCGTGTAACATTTATGGGAAAATTAATCCCGATAGATAGATTATATGCAGCTACCACAGCTTTTATTTTCTATACCGCGATGATATTTTTTGTCACCTTTTTATTGTCCTTTACAGAGAAATTCTCTTTTTCGGCAATTTTATTTGAAGCGGCATCTGCTTTAGGCACCGTGGGGCTAAGTACTGGTATCACGGGAGATTTATCTTCTTGGGGTAAATTATTGATAATTATTACTATGTTCATAGGTCGTTTAGGTGTGATTACCTTTGGAATTTCGATTTTAGCACGCAAAAAACAACTTACGATTTACAATGAAACAGAAGATTTAGCGGTATAA